From the Gossypium hirsutum isolate 1008001.06 chromosome A02, Gossypium_hirsutum_v2.1, whole genome shotgun sequence genome, the window TTTATTTTGGTGCTTATTTGCTAATTTTTTGAGTAATatgtacaaaattaaaaatttaaggggtttttatttatttataaaattataggcTCCAAAggataaagtttatatattttttattaatgaacAGTTTAGTTTAAAGCCTTCTTGAATTACTTGCTTTTTGGTTGTGGAATTGTGGATAAATGCTTCAAATATATTTAGAAGAGTGAATTTTGTGTAGTTTATTTTGGTGCATATTTGCTAATTTTTGGTGGAATATGTAAAAGACTAAAAATTTAAggtttttcttaataaaattataGGCTCCAAaggataaagtttttttttttaaatgaacagTTTAATTGAATAACTTGTGTTTTTGGGTGTGCTGTGGAATTGTggataaatgattaaaatatttgtagatgagtgaatttttgtataatttttgcggTACTTATTTGCTAATTAAAGATCATTTGTGTTTGTTTTGATTTTCAAAGGTTTGTACTTAGCACATTACATATCtgtgaaaatgaagaagaaaatgatagcTATTGGTTTCGAAGGATCAGCCAACAAAATCGGTATTGGTGTTGTAACATTAGACGGCACCATTTTATCGAACCCACGTCACACCTACATTACTCCACCCGGCCAAGGTTTCCTTCCACGTGAAACTGCTCAACACCATCTCCAACATGTGCTCCCATTGGTTAAATCGGCTTTAAAAACAGCTGAGATTACCCCCGATGAAATCGACTGTATTTGTTACACTAAGGGTCCGGGTATGGGTGCACCATTACAAGTGTCCGCAATTGTCGTTCGGATTCTTTCACTGCTATGGAAGAAGCCCGTTGTTGCGGTTAATCACTGTGTTGCGCATATTGAGATGGGAAGGATTGTTACTGGGGCCGATGATCCTGTTGTGTTGTATGTTAGCGGTGGGAATACTCAGGTTATTGCGTATAGTGAAGGACGATATAGAATCTTCGGAGAGACTATTGATATTGCTGTTGGGAATTGCTTGGATCGGTTTGCTCGTGTTTTAACCCTTTCGAACGATCCAAGTCCTGGATATAACATCGAGCAGGTACTTTAAAAGACGTTATATCATGTTTTTCAAGTTCGTAAACATTGTTGCAGTCATCTACTGTTATGCTGTTTTGCCACTGATTGAATACTTTTAGGTCGATAATGCAGTGCACGCTTCATACTTTTGAGTGATTTCAGCCATTTCGGATATGTCTTCCTGAAGCTTGATTAAGCATTTAGTCGATGTTTTCGGGCTTCTTTTTGAGACAAATTAGATGCTTTTAGCAGCATTTCCATATTACTAGATTTGTTTATTGTTTCTTTTGTTGGAATAAAGTTTTTCTCAGACAGCCTAATGTATTTCCAGTTTTCCGTTAAACTTTTCTGATATGATTTTCTCCATTTCCAGCTAGCAAAGAAAGGTGAAAAATTTATCGATCTTCCATACGTGGTCAAAGGGATGGATGTTTCATTTAGTGGAATATTGAGCTACATCGAAGCTACTGCCGAGGAGAAGCTAAAAAATAACGAATGCACCCCTGCGGATTTATGCTACTCCCTTCAGGTGAATTACCCTTTTTCGTTGTTTACGTCGAGAGTATATTCAGACTAGGTTAAGTGTCCAAGGATCCTTTTACAAGCACTGTATCATATGGTTTTCAACTTATTCTACAATACATTACAGGAAACTCTATTTGCAATGCTTGTGGAGATTACGGAACGAGCAATGGCTCATTGTGACTCGAAAGATGTTCTTATTGTTGGTGGTGTGGGTTGCAATGAGCGGTTACAAGAGATGATGCGAATAATGTGTTCCGAACGAGGTGGGAGATTGTTTGCAACTGATGACAGGTACTGCATCGACAATGGAGCGATGATAGCATATACAGGTCTCCTTGCCTTTGCTCATGGGTACTCAACACCACTCGAGGAATCAACATTCACCCAACGGTTTCGTACTGATGAGGTGCACGCAATCTGGAGAGAGAAACAAGAGTTGGGTGACTTGAGTGCTCTTCTGGAATGAGGAATCTAAATGCAAGTTCCTATTAAGGTATAGATGTTATCTGGTCTTTTAatctttattttgttgttttagaaagTTTCAAATGGTTTTGTTGTTTTAGAAAGTTTCAAATGGTTAAGTTTCAAATTTCCAAAGTTTCGTATTTACTAAATGTAAAACCCTATTGTTCTCGATTCACGTGTGTCGAATATGATTCATGTGTGCCGAATATGAGTATGTGTCTAACACAGGCACGTTCAATTTTTCCAAGGCTTTTCCATGTACTTGAAAGGGGTTTAGAAGGTCATGTCCTCAAAACTATGTTCGAAGCTGTGTCGGATAAGGTGGCAGTCTAgggtaattaaagaaaaattgaagTTCCTGTTCCTGTACTAGGAGTAAGATTACATTTTGctctctctactaaaaaatgggtaaattagtctcCCTACATTAGTTCAAAAAGCATATTGgtcctttctgttaaaaatttcattcatttgtacAATTAAAAATTGGTGTGGTTATTGAAATAACCCGATAGTGATATGTGGCATATCATGTGTACATCATGCTAAAAATGAATacaatttttaacagaaagactaatttgctctttgatttagtATAAGGGCTTCGATGGTATTTTTACCGCCAAACCTAGAGCACTAGTAGATTTCATGCGCCtatgaaatatattattttcatcgGGTCATATGTTATCATGCTTATCGGTACCATTGTATCATCAGCCATGTTTCTCCTACTCGTTTTTCTTATACACATGTTCCACCCATATAGTGACATGGATATGTGTTGTAACCCTTGAACGAATCTCCAAATACACGGAAAAACTTAAAAGGAAACAAATATACTCGTGTCATATACATACTCGTACATGATACTCTCACTTGAGTTCGAGTAACAATAGTTATGATCAAATCTAATCGAGTTTAGCATTTATATAGTGTTAATGATTTGATTAAAGTTCCAAATATTTTCCTTACAACAACATgctacatgttttttttttccaaccAGGTTTCCATGATTGTGTTGGGATCAGGATCTTGAAGATTCAGAAATGATTTCATGTATTAATTATATTGTTTTGTAGTAGACTTTACTAGGCAAAAAAGTTAAGAACAAACTTTAACTCTGTATTATGATGAATATGTCTGAATATGTAAATCATGTTCTGAATTTGTTTATTTGGAATTGGTAGCTTGaaacttcacttttttttttcttcttttataattacctcaaaattatatttcctttaagttttgcattataattattgttttattattacatTAACATTAATATTTGTTGAGTGAAATCTAGTTAGACGTTACATTATGCGGACCGAGTTATCGGATTGATCCAAGATTCAAACTTGAAACCTTCAAGTTAACAAATCATTCTAAGATTCGAGTACGAGACCCGTGAACAAATCGTTTCAAGATTTAAACTTTAATGCTAAGGTTAAGAATGTTGAGTTAACGAATCATTTTGagatttaaatttgagattttaaaaattttaaagaattggatcttttaatttaattatatgcaGAAATGCTAAAAGtcaaatgaatattttaatactagattATGGTACGTTATTTCATCAGTAATATCAGTTTTTATTAGTacaaatgaattattatttttatttaactatATAGATTAGTTTACCCATTTTTTTTGAATAGAATGACAAAAGTACAATTTGAGTTTTAATATAAGTGCTTTCATAATAATTTTCCTAAAATGTGACTTTGCTTTATTTTGgtttggaataaaaaaaaattaaaacatacttTGATTTGATTGCCCAAATGTGAAAATTCCAAGGGCTAAATTGggtttatgaaatttttttaaataaatgcataaaatttaattaattaatataatcacttttaaaaaataatatccaATCCTAGGCAAAACCCAtatgtttgattttttatatttcattaaatattcatgttgatacatatttaaatatgaaTATGAGAGGCAAACGTGTCATGGAGGTCCTTGCAATACGagtcaaattgtaaattttctttataaaaaatagacaaattaatccCTACACATTAGAGTAGAGAGTGAATTaataatttttgtcaaaaattttattcatttgtattgttaaaaattaacatGACTGACGAAATAATCAAATAGTGATTTGTGACGTGCCACGTGTATCTTATGTTGACGTACAATAACcgttttttaatagaaaaactaatttattc encodes:
- the LOC107927497 gene encoding probable tRNA N6-adenosine threonylcarbamoyltransferase; the encoded protein is MKKKMIAIGFEGSANKIGIGVVTLDGTILSNPRHTYITPPGQGFLPRETAQHHLQHVLPLVKSALKTAEITPDEIDCICYTKGPGMGAPLQVSAIVVRILSLLWKKPVVAVNHCVAHIEMGRIVTGADDPVVLYVSGGNTQVIAYSEGRYRIFGETIDIAVGNCLDRFARVLTLSNDPSPGYNIEQLAKKGEKFIDLPYVVKGMDVSFSGILSYIEATAEEKLKNNECTPADLCYSLQETLFAMLVEITERAMAHCDSKDVLIVGGVGCNERLQEMMRIMCSERGGRLFATDDRYCIDNGAMIAYTGLLAFAHGYSTPLEESTFTQRFRTDEVHAIWREKQELGDLSALLE